In a genomic window of Thunnus thynnus chromosome 16, fThuThy2.1, whole genome shotgun sequence:
- the actn1 gene encoding alpha-actinin-1 isoform X4 gives MYNMDQYDEQNDYMQQEDDWDRDLLLDPAWEKQQRKTFTAWCNSHLRKAGTQIENIEEDFRDGLKLMLLLEVISGERLAKPERGKMRVHKISNVNKALDFIASKGVKLVSIGAEEIVDGNAKMTLGMIWTIILRFAIQDISVEETSAKEGLLLWCQRKTAPYKNVNIQNFHISWKDGLGFCALIHRHRPELIDYGKLRKDDPMTNLNTAFDVAEKYLDIPKMLDAEDIVGTARPDEKAIMTYVSSFYHAFSGAQKAETAANRICKVLAVNQENEQLMEDYEKLASDLLEWIRRTIPWLENRMPENTMQAMQQKLEDFRDYRRLHKPPKVQEKCQLEINFNTLQTKLRLSNRPAFMPSEGKMVSDINNAWGNLEGAEKGYEEWLLNEIRRLERLDHLAEKFRQKAAIHEAWTEGKEDMLQKRDYETASLSEIKALLKKHEAFESDLAAHQDRVEQIAAIAQELNELDYYDSPSVNARCQRICDQWDALGAMTQKRSEALQRTEKLLETIDQLYLEFAKRAAPFNNWMEGAMEDLQDTFIVHTIEEIQGLSTAHEQFKATLPEADKERQAILGIHNEIAKIVQTYHVNMAGTNPYTTINPQEINAKWDKVRQLVPQRDQALIEEHARQQNNERLRRQFANQANVIGPWIQTKMEEIGRISIEMHGTLEDQLTHLRQYEKSIVNYKPKIDQLEGDHQLIQEALIFDNKHTNYTMEHIRVGWEQLLTTIARTINEIENQILTRDAKGITQEQLNEFRASFNHFDRDHSGTLGAEEFKACLISLGFDIANDAQKRTGVMDAEDFKTCLISIGYNLGDNEFSRIMSIVDPNRLGTVTFQAFIDFMSRETADTDTADQVMASFKVLAGDKNYILADELRRELPPDQADYCIARMAPYTGPDGVPGALDYMSFSTALYGESDL, from the exons ACATTTACAGCTTGGTGTAACTCTCACCTGAGGAAAGCAGGCACGCAGATTGAGAACATCGAGGAGGACTTCCGGGACGGATTGAAActcatgctgctgctggaggtcatctcag gCGAACGCTTGGCCAAACCAGAGAGAGGCAAGATGAGAGTCCACAAGATCTCCAACGTTAACAAAGCGCTCGACTTCATCGCCAGCAAAGGAGTGAAGCTGGTGTCTATCGGTGCAGAGG AGATTGTAGACGGCAACGCTAAGATGACCCTGGGAATGATCTGGACCATAATCCTCCGCTTCGCCATCCAAGACATTTCTGTGGAAg AGACATCTGCCAAAGAGGGCCTCCTGTTGTGGTGCCAGAGGAAGACTGCGCCCTATAAGAATGTCAACATACAAAACTTTCACATCAG ctGGAAAGATGGTTTGGGTTTCTGTGCACTCATTCATCGACACCGTCCAGAGCTCATTGACTATGGAAAACTGCGCAAG GACGACCCCATGACCAACCTGAACACAGCCTTCGACGTGGCAGAGAAGTACCTGGACATCCCCAAAATGTTGGACGCAGAAG ACATTGTGGGCACTGCCCGTCCGGATGAGAAGGCGATCATGACCTACGTCTCTAGCTTCTACCACGCCTTCTCAGGCGCCCAGAAG GCGGAGACAGCGGCCAACAGGATCTGCAAGGTGCTGGCTGTCAACCAAGAGAATGAGCAGCTGATGGAGGACTATGAGAAGCTGGCCAGTGAT CTGTTGGAGTGGATCCGCCGCACCATCCCCTGGTTGGAGAACCGCATGCCTGAGAACACCATGCAGGCCATGCAGCAGAAGCTGGAGGACTTCAGAGATTACCGCCGCCTCCACAAGCCGCCCAAAGTGCAGGAGAAGTGCCAACTGGAGATCAACTTCAACACCCTGCAGACCAAACTGAGGCTCAGCAACAGGCCCGCCTTCATGCCCTCAGAGGGAAAGATGGTCTCG GACATTAACAATGCGTGGGGAAATCTAGAGGGAGCAGAGAAAGGCTATGAAGAGTGGCTCCTCAATGAGATTCGCAGGCTGGAAAGACTCGACCACCTGGCGGAGAAATTCCGCCAGAAAGCAGCCATCCATGAAGCTTGGACTGAAG GTAAAGAGGACATGCTGCAGAAGCGCGACTATGAGACGGCCTCTCTGTCAGAGATCAAGGCCCTGCTGAAGAAACACGAGGCCTTCGAGAGCGACCTGGCCGCACATCAGGACCGCGTGGAGCAGATCGCAGCCATCGCACAGGAGCTAAA TGAGCTGGACTACTACGACTCTCCCAGTGTAAACGCTCGCTGCCAGCGGATTTGTGACCAGTGGGACGCACTGGGAGCTATGACCCAGAAACGCAGCGAGGCTTTGCAG AGAACCGAGAAGCTGCTTGAAACCATCGACCAACTGTACCTTGAGTTTGCCAAAAGAGCGGCTCCATTCAACAACTGGATGGAGGGCGCGATGGAGGACCTGCAGGATACCTTTATTGTCCACACCATTGAAGAAATACAG GGATTAAGCACGGCCCACGAGCAGTTCAAAGCCACGCTGCCGGAGGCAGACAAAGAGCGCCAGGCCATCCTGGGCATCCACAACGAGATTGCCAAAATTGTGCAGACCTATCATGTGAATATGGCTGGCACCAACCCCTACACTACCATCAACCCACAGGAGATTAATGCCAAATGGGACAAG GTCCGGCAGCTGGTGCCTCAGCGCGACCAGGCTCTGATCGAGGAGCACGCCCGGCAGCAGAACAACGAGCGTCTGCGCAGACAGTTTGCCAACCAGGCCAATGTCATCGGTCCCTGGATCCAGACCAAGATGGAG GAAATCGGCCGCATCTCGATCGAGATGCACGGCACCCTGGAGGACCAGCTGACACACCTACGCCAGTACGAGAAGAGCATCGTCAACTACAAGCCAAAGATCGACCAGCTGGAGGGAGACCACCAGCTCATTCAGGAAGCTCTCATCTTTGACAACAAGCACACCAACTACACCATGGAG CACATCCGTGTGGGCTGGGAGCAGCTACTCACCACCATCGCCCGCACCATCAATGAAATCGAGAACCAGATCTTGACGCGAGACGCCAAGGGCATCACCCAGGAGCAGCTGAATGAGTTCCGGGCTTCCTTCAACCATTTCGACAGG GACCACTCGGGCACTCTGGGCGCGGAGGAGTTCAAGGCCTGCCTGATCAGCCTGGGCTTCGATATCGCCAACGATGCACAG AAGAGAACAGGAGTCATGGATGCTGAAGACTTCAAAACCTGCCTTATCTCCATTGGTTACAACCTG GGTGACAACGAGTTCTCCCGCATCATGAGCATAGTGGATCCCAACCGGTTAGGCACCGTCACCTTCCAGGCCTTCATCGACTTCATGTCCCGCGAGACGGCCGACACAGACACCGCCGACCAAGTCATGGCCTCCTTCAAAGTCCTGGCAGGGGATAAG AACTACATTTTAGCCGACGAGCTGCGCCGGGAGCTGCCTCCAGACCAGGCGGATTACTGCATTGCCCGCATGGCCCCTTACACCGGCCCCGACGGTGTGCCCGGAGCCCTCGACTACATGTCTTTCTCTACCGCTCTGTACGGAGAGAGCGACCTCTGA
- the actn1 gene encoding alpha-actinin-1 isoform X1 has translation MYNMDQYDEQNDYMQQEDDWDRDLLLDPAWEKQQRKTFTAWCNSHLRKAGTQIENIEEDFRDGLKLMLLLEVISGERLAKPERGKMRVHKISNVNKALDFIASKGVKLVSIGAEEIVDGNAKMTLGMIWTIILRFAIQDISVEETSAKEGLLLWCQRKTAPYKNVNIQNFHISWKDGLGFCALIHRHRPELIDYGKLRKDDPMTNLNTAFDVAEKYLDIPKMLDAEDIVGTARPDEKAIMTYVSSFYHAFSGAQKAETAANRICKVLAVNQENEQLMEDYEKLASDLLEWIRRTIPWLENRMPENTMQAMQQKLEDFRDYRRLHKPPKVQEKCQLEINFNTLQTKLRLSNRPAFMPSEGKMVSDINNAWGNLEGAEKGYEEWLLNEIRRLERLDHLAEKFRQKAAIHEAWTEGKEDMLQKRDYETASLSEIKALLKKHEAFESDLAAHQDRVEQIAAIAQELNELDYYDSPSVNARCQRICDQWDALGAMTQKRSEALQRTEKLLETIDQLYLEFAKRAAPFNNWMEGAMEDLQDTFIVHTIEEIQGLSTAHEQFKATLPEADKERQAILGIHNEIAKIVQTYHVNMAGTNPYTTINPQEINAKWDKVRQLVPQRDQALIEEHARQQNNERLRRQFANQANVIGPWIQTKMEEIGRISIEMHGTLEDQLTHLRQYEKSIVNYKPKIDQLEGDHQLIQEALIFDNKHTNYTMEHIRVGWEQLLTTIARTINEIENQILTRDAKGITQEQLNEFRASFNHFDRDHSGTLGAEEFKACLISLGFDIANDAQGDNEFSRIMSIVDPNRLGTVTFQAFIDFMSRETADTDTADQVMASFKVLAGDKNYILADELRRELPPDQADYCIARMAPYTGPDGVPGALDYMSFSTALYGESDL, from the exons ACATTTACAGCTTGGTGTAACTCTCACCTGAGGAAAGCAGGCACGCAGATTGAGAACATCGAGGAGGACTTCCGGGACGGATTGAAActcatgctgctgctggaggtcatctcag gCGAACGCTTGGCCAAACCAGAGAGAGGCAAGATGAGAGTCCACAAGATCTCCAACGTTAACAAAGCGCTCGACTTCATCGCCAGCAAAGGAGTGAAGCTGGTGTCTATCGGTGCAGAGG AGATTGTAGACGGCAACGCTAAGATGACCCTGGGAATGATCTGGACCATAATCCTCCGCTTCGCCATCCAAGACATTTCTGTGGAAg AGACATCTGCCAAAGAGGGCCTCCTGTTGTGGTGCCAGAGGAAGACTGCGCCCTATAAGAATGTCAACATACAAAACTTTCACATCAG ctGGAAAGATGGTTTGGGTTTCTGTGCACTCATTCATCGACACCGTCCAGAGCTCATTGACTATGGAAAACTGCGCAAG GACGACCCCATGACCAACCTGAACACAGCCTTCGACGTGGCAGAGAAGTACCTGGACATCCCCAAAATGTTGGACGCAGAAG ACATTGTGGGCACTGCCCGTCCGGATGAGAAGGCGATCATGACCTACGTCTCTAGCTTCTACCACGCCTTCTCAGGCGCCCAGAAG GCGGAGACAGCGGCCAACAGGATCTGCAAGGTGCTGGCTGTCAACCAAGAGAATGAGCAGCTGATGGAGGACTATGAGAAGCTGGCCAGTGAT CTGTTGGAGTGGATCCGCCGCACCATCCCCTGGTTGGAGAACCGCATGCCTGAGAACACCATGCAGGCCATGCAGCAGAAGCTGGAGGACTTCAGAGATTACCGCCGCCTCCACAAGCCGCCCAAAGTGCAGGAGAAGTGCCAACTGGAGATCAACTTCAACACCCTGCAGACCAAACTGAGGCTCAGCAACAGGCCCGCCTTCATGCCCTCAGAGGGAAAGATGGTCTCG GACATTAACAATGCGTGGGGAAATCTAGAGGGAGCAGAGAAAGGCTATGAAGAGTGGCTCCTCAATGAGATTCGCAGGCTGGAAAGACTCGACCACCTGGCGGAGAAATTCCGCCAGAAAGCAGCCATCCATGAAGCTTGGACTGAAG GTAAAGAGGACATGCTGCAGAAGCGCGACTATGAGACGGCCTCTCTGTCAGAGATCAAGGCCCTGCTGAAGAAACACGAGGCCTTCGAGAGCGACCTGGCCGCACATCAGGACCGCGTGGAGCAGATCGCAGCCATCGCACAGGAGCTAAA TGAGCTGGACTACTACGACTCTCCCAGTGTAAACGCTCGCTGCCAGCGGATTTGTGACCAGTGGGACGCACTGGGAGCTATGACCCAGAAACGCAGCGAGGCTTTGCAG AGAACCGAGAAGCTGCTTGAAACCATCGACCAACTGTACCTTGAGTTTGCCAAAAGAGCGGCTCCATTCAACAACTGGATGGAGGGCGCGATGGAGGACCTGCAGGATACCTTTATTGTCCACACCATTGAAGAAATACAG GGATTAAGCACGGCCCACGAGCAGTTCAAAGCCACGCTGCCGGAGGCAGACAAAGAGCGCCAGGCCATCCTGGGCATCCACAACGAGATTGCCAAAATTGTGCAGACCTATCATGTGAATATGGCTGGCACCAACCCCTACACTACCATCAACCCACAGGAGATTAATGCCAAATGGGACAAG GTCCGGCAGCTGGTGCCTCAGCGCGACCAGGCTCTGATCGAGGAGCACGCCCGGCAGCAGAACAACGAGCGTCTGCGCAGACAGTTTGCCAACCAGGCCAATGTCATCGGTCCCTGGATCCAGACCAAGATGGAG GAAATCGGCCGCATCTCGATCGAGATGCACGGCACCCTGGAGGACCAGCTGACACACCTACGCCAGTACGAGAAGAGCATCGTCAACTACAAGCCAAAGATCGACCAGCTGGAGGGAGACCACCAGCTCATTCAGGAAGCTCTCATCTTTGACAACAAGCACACCAACTACACCATGGAG CACATCCGTGTGGGCTGGGAGCAGCTACTCACCACCATCGCCCGCACCATCAATGAAATCGAGAACCAGATCTTGACGCGAGACGCCAAGGGCATCACCCAGGAGCAGCTGAATGAGTTCCGGGCTTCCTTCAACCATTTCGACAGG GACCACTCGGGCACTCTGGGCGCGGAGGAGTTCAAGGCCTGCCTGATCAGCCTGGGCTTCGATATCGCCAACGATGCACAG GGTGACAACGAGTTCTCCCGCATCATGAGCATAGTGGATCCCAACCGGTTAGGCACCGTCACCTTCCAGGCCTTCATCGACTTCATGTCCCGCGAGACGGCCGACACAGACACCGCCGACCAAGTCATGGCCTCCTTCAAAGTCCTGGCAGGGGATAAG AACTACATTTTAGCCGACGAGCTGCGCCGGGAGCTGCCTCCAGACCAGGCGGATTACTGCATTGCCCGCATGGCCCCTTACACCGGCCCCGACGGTGTGCCCGGAGCCCTCGACTACATGTCTTTCTCTACCGCTCTGTACGGAGAGAGCGACCTCTGA
- the actn1 gene encoding alpha-actinin-1 isoform X5: MYNMDQYDEQNDYMQQEDDWDRDLLLDPAWEKQQRKTFTAWCNSHLRKAGTQIENIEEDFRDGLKLMLLLEVISGERLAKPERGKMRVHKISNVNKALDFIASKGVKLVSIGAEEIVDGNAKMTLGMIWTIILRFAIQDISVEETSAKEGLLLWCQRKTAPYKNVNIQNFHISWKDGLGFCALIHRHRPELIDYGKLRKDDPMTNLNTAFDVAEKYLDIPKMLDAEDIISTLRPDEKAVMTYVSCYYHAFSGKQKAETAANRICKVLAVNQENEQLMEDYEKLASDLLEWIRRTIPWLENRMPENTMQAMQQKLEDFRDYRRLHKPPKVQEKCQLEINFNTLQTKLRLSNRPAFMPSEGKMVSDINNAWGNLEGAEKGYEEWLLNEIRRLERLDHLAEKFRQKAAIHEAWTEGKEDMLQKRDYETASLSEIKALLKKHEAFESDLAAHQDRVEQIAAIAQELNELDYYDSPSVNARCQRICDQWDALGAMTQKRSEALQRTEKLLETIDQLYLEFAKRAAPFNNWMEGAMEDLQDTFIVHTIEEIQGLSTAHEQFKATLPEADKERQAILGIHNEIAKIVQTYHVNMAGTNPYTTINPQEINAKWDKVRQLVPQRDQALIEEHARQQNNERLRRQFANQANVIGPWIQTKMEEIGRISIEMHGTLEDQLTHLRQYEKSIVNYKPKIDQLEGDHQLIQEALIFDNKHTNYTMEHIRVGWEQLLTTIARTINEIENQILTRDAKGITQEQLNEFRASFNHFDRKRTGVMDAEDFKTCLISIGYNLGDNEFSRIMSIVDPNRLGTVTFQAFIDFMSRETADTDTADQVMASFKVLAGDKNYILADELRRELPPDQADYCIARMAPYTGPDGVPGALDYMSFSTALYGESDL; encoded by the exons ACATTTACAGCTTGGTGTAACTCTCACCTGAGGAAAGCAGGCACGCAGATTGAGAACATCGAGGAGGACTTCCGGGACGGATTGAAActcatgctgctgctggaggtcatctcag gCGAACGCTTGGCCAAACCAGAGAGAGGCAAGATGAGAGTCCACAAGATCTCCAACGTTAACAAAGCGCTCGACTTCATCGCCAGCAAAGGAGTGAAGCTGGTGTCTATCGGTGCAGAGG AGATTGTAGACGGCAACGCTAAGATGACCCTGGGAATGATCTGGACCATAATCCTCCGCTTCGCCATCCAAGACATTTCTGTGGAAg AGACATCTGCCAAAGAGGGCCTCCTGTTGTGGTGCCAGAGGAAGACTGCGCCCTATAAGAATGTCAACATACAAAACTTTCACATCAG ctGGAAAGATGGTTTGGGTTTCTGTGCACTCATTCATCGACACCGTCCAGAGCTCATTGACTATGGAAAACTGCGCAAG GACGACCCCATGACCAACCTGAACACAGCCTTCGACGTGGCAGAGAAGTACCTGGACATCCCCAAAATGTTGGACGCAGAAG ATATCATTAGCACCTTGAGGCCAGATGAGAAGGCCGTCATGACTTATGTGTCGTGTTACTACCACGCGTTCTCAGGCAAGCAGAAG GCGGAGACAGCGGCCAACAGGATCTGCAAGGTGCTGGCTGTCAACCAAGAGAATGAGCAGCTGATGGAGGACTATGAGAAGCTGGCCAGTGAT CTGTTGGAGTGGATCCGCCGCACCATCCCCTGGTTGGAGAACCGCATGCCTGAGAACACCATGCAGGCCATGCAGCAGAAGCTGGAGGACTTCAGAGATTACCGCCGCCTCCACAAGCCGCCCAAAGTGCAGGAGAAGTGCCAACTGGAGATCAACTTCAACACCCTGCAGACCAAACTGAGGCTCAGCAACAGGCCCGCCTTCATGCCCTCAGAGGGAAAGATGGTCTCG GACATTAACAATGCGTGGGGAAATCTAGAGGGAGCAGAGAAAGGCTATGAAGAGTGGCTCCTCAATGAGATTCGCAGGCTGGAAAGACTCGACCACCTGGCGGAGAAATTCCGCCAGAAAGCAGCCATCCATGAAGCTTGGACTGAAG GTAAAGAGGACATGCTGCAGAAGCGCGACTATGAGACGGCCTCTCTGTCAGAGATCAAGGCCCTGCTGAAGAAACACGAGGCCTTCGAGAGCGACCTGGCCGCACATCAGGACCGCGTGGAGCAGATCGCAGCCATCGCACAGGAGCTAAA TGAGCTGGACTACTACGACTCTCCCAGTGTAAACGCTCGCTGCCAGCGGATTTGTGACCAGTGGGACGCACTGGGAGCTATGACCCAGAAACGCAGCGAGGCTTTGCAG AGAACCGAGAAGCTGCTTGAAACCATCGACCAACTGTACCTTGAGTTTGCCAAAAGAGCGGCTCCATTCAACAACTGGATGGAGGGCGCGATGGAGGACCTGCAGGATACCTTTATTGTCCACACCATTGAAGAAATACAG GGATTAAGCACGGCCCACGAGCAGTTCAAAGCCACGCTGCCGGAGGCAGACAAAGAGCGCCAGGCCATCCTGGGCATCCACAACGAGATTGCCAAAATTGTGCAGACCTATCATGTGAATATGGCTGGCACCAACCCCTACACTACCATCAACCCACAGGAGATTAATGCCAAATGGGACAAG GTCCGGCAGCTGGTGCCTCAGCGCGACCAGGCTCTGATCGAGGAGCACGCCCGGCAGCAGAACAACGAGCGTCTGCGCAGACAGTTTGCCAACCAGGCCAATGTCATCGGTCCCTGGATCCAGACCAAGATGGAG GAAATCGGCCGCATCTCGATCGAGATGCACGGCACCCTGGAGGACCAGCTGACACACCTACGCCAGTACGAGAAGAGCATCGTCAACTACAAGCCAAAGATCGACCAGCTGGAGGGAGACCACCAGCTCATTCAGGAAGCTCTCATCTTTGACAACAAGCACACCAACTACACCATGGAG CACATCCGTGTGGGCTGGGAGCAGCTACTCACCACCATCGCCCGCACCATCAATGAAATCGAGAACCAGATCTTGACGCGAGACGCCAAGGGCATCACCCAGGAGCAGCTGAATGAGTTCCGGGCTTCCTTCAACCATTTCGACAGG AAGAGAACAGGAGTCATGGATGCTGAAGACTTCAAAACCTGCCTTATCTCCATTGGTTACAACCTG GGTGACAACGAGTTCTCCCGCATCATGAGCATAGTGGATCCCAACCGGTTAGGCACCGTCACCTTCCAGGCCTTCATCGACTTCATGTCCCGCGAGACGGCCGACACAGACACCGCCGACCAAGTCATGGCCTCCTTCAAAGTCCTGGCAGGGGATAAG AACTACATTTTAGCCGACGAGCTGCGCCGGGAGCTGCCTCCAGACCAGGCGGATTACTGCATTGCCCGCATGGCCCCTTACACCGGCCCCGACGGTGTGCCCGGAGCCCTCGACTACATGTCTTTCTCTACCGCTCTGTACGGAGAGAGCGACCTCTGA
- the actn1 gene encoding alpha-actinin-1 isoform X2, producing the protein MYNMDQYDEQNDYMQQEDDWDRDLLLDPAWEKQQRKTFTAWCNSHLRKAGTQIENIEEDFRDGLKLMLLLEVISGERLAKPERGKMRVHKISNVNKALDFIASKGVKLVSIGAEEIVDGNAKMTLGMIWTIILRFAIQDISVEETSAKEGLLLWCQRKTAPYKNVNIQNFHISWKDGLGFCALIHRHRPELIDYGKLRKDDPMTNLNTAFDVAEKYLDIPKMLDAEDIVGTARPDEKAIMTYVSSFYHAFSGAQKAETAANRICKVLAVNQENEQLMEDYEKLASDLLEWIRRTIPWLENRMPENTMQAMQQKLEDFRDYRRLHKPPKVQEKCQLEINFNTLQTKLRLSNRPAFMPSEGKMVSDINNAWGNLEGAEKGYEEWLLNEIRRLERLDHLAEKFRQKAAIHEAWTEGKEDMLQKRDYETASLSEIKALLKKHEAFESDLAAHQDRVEQIAAIAQELNELDYYDSPSVNARCQRICDQWDALGAMTQKRSEALQRTEKLLETIDQLYLEFAKRAAPFNNWMEGAMEDLQDTFIVHTIEEIQGLSTAHEQFKATLPEADKERQAILGIHNEIAKIVQTYHVNMAGTNPYTTINPQEINAKWDKVRQLVPQRDQALIEEHARQQNNERLRRQFANQANVIGPWIQTKMEEIGRISIEMHGTLEDQLTHLRQYEKSIVNYKPKIDQLEGDHQLIQEALIFDNKHTNYTMEHIRVGWEQLLTTIARTINEIENQILTRDAKGITQEQLNEFRASFNHFDRKRTGVMDAEDFKTCLISIGYNLGDNEFSRIMSIVDPNRLGTVTFQAFIDFMSRETADTDTADQVMASFKVLAGDKNYILADELRRELPPDQADYCIARMAPYTGPDGVPGALDYMSFSTALYGESDL; encoded by the exons ACATTTACAGCTTGGTGTAACTCTCACCTGAGGAAAGCAGGCACGCAGATTGAGAACATCGAGGAGGACTTCCGGGACGGATTGAAActcatgctgctgctggaggtcatctcag gCGAACGCTTGGCCAAACCAGAGAGAGGCAAGATGAGAGTCCACAAGATCTCCAACGTTAACAAAGCGCTCGACTTCATCGCCAGCAAAGGAGTGAAGCTGGTGTCTATCGGTGCAGAGG AGATTGTAGACGGCAACGCTAAGATGACCCTGGGAATGATCTGGACCATAATCCTCCGCTTCGCCATCCAAGACATTTCTGTGGAAg AGACATCTGCCAAAGAGGGCCTCCTGTTGTGGTGCCAGAGGAAGACTGCGCCCTATAAGAATGTCAACATACAAAACTTTCACATCAG ctGGAAAGATGGTTTGGGTTTCTGTGCACTCATTCATCGACACCGTCCAGAGCTCATTGACTATGGAAAACTGCGCAAG GACGACCCCATGACCAACCTGAACACAGCCTTCGACGTGGCAGAGAAGTACCTGGACATCCCCAAAATGTTGGACGCAGAAG ACATTGTGGGCACTGCCCGTCCGGATGAGAAGGCGATCATGACCTACGTCTCTAGCTTCTACCACGCCTTCTCAGGCGCCCAGAAG GCGGAGACAGCGGCCAACAGGATCTGCAAGGTGCTGGCTGTCAACCAAGAGAATGAGCAGCTGATGGAGGACTATGAGAAGCTGGCCAGTGAT CTGTTGGAGTGGATCCGCCGCACCATCCCCTGGTTGGAGAACCGCATGCCTGAGAACACCATGCAGGCCATGCAGCAGAAGCTGGAGGACTTCAGAGATTACCGCCGCCTCCACAAGCCGCCCAAAGTGCAGGAGAAGTGCCAACTGGAGATCAACTTCAACACCCTGCAGACCAAACTGAGGCTCAGCAACAGGCCCGCCTTCATGCCCTCAGAGGGAAAGATGGTCTCG GACATTAACAATGCGTGGGGAAATCTAGAGGGAGCAGAGAAAGGCTATGAAGAGTGGCTCCTCAATGAGATTCGCAGGCTGGAAAGACTCGACCACCTGGCGGAGAAATTCCGCCAGAAAGCAGCCATCCATGAAGCTTGGACTGAAG GTAAAGAGGACATGCTGCAGAAGCGCGACTATGAGACGGCCTCTCTGTCAGAGATCAAGGCCCTGCTGAAGAAACACGAGGCCTTCGAGAGCGACCTGGCCGCACATCAGGACCGCGTGGAGCAGATCGCAGCCATCGCACAGGAGCTAAA TGAGCTGGACTACTACGACTCTCCCAGTGTAAACGCTCGCTGCCAGCGGATTTGTGACCAGTGGGACGCACTGGGAGCTATGACCCAGAAACGCAGCGAGGCTTTGCAG AGAACCGAGAAGCTGCTTGAAACCATCGACCAACTGTACCTTGAGTTTGCCAAAAGAGCGGCTCCATTCAACAACTGGATGGAGGGCGCGATGGAGGACCTGCAGGATACCTTTATTGTCCACACCATTGAAGAAATACAG GGATTAAGCACGGCCCACGAGCAGTTCAAAGCCACGCTGCCGGAGGCAGACAAAGAGCGCCAGGCCATCCTGGGCATCCACAACGAGATTGCCAAAATTGTGCAGACCTATCATGTGAATATGGCTGGCACCAACCCCTACACTACCATCAACCCACAGGAGATTAATGCCAAATGGGACAAG GTCCGGCAGCTGGTGCCTCAGCGCGACCAGGCTCTGATCGAGGAGCACGCCCGGCAGCAGAACAACGAGCGTCTGCGCAGACAGTTTGCCAACCAGGCCAATGTCATCGGTCCCTGGATCCAGACCAAGATGGAG GAAATCGGCCGCATCTCGATCGAGATGCACGGCACCCTGGAGGACCAGCTGACACACCTACGCCAGTACGAGAAGAGCATCGTCAACTACAAGCCAAAGATCGACCAGCTGGAGGGAGACCACCAGCTCATTCAGGAAGCTCTCATCTTTGACAACAAGCACACCAACTACACCATGGAG CACATCCGTGTGGGCTGGGAGCAGCTACTCACCACCATCGCCCGCACCATCAATGAAATCGAGAACCAGATCTTGACGCGAGACGCCAAGGGCATCACCCAGGAGCAGCTGAATGAGTTCCGGGCTTCCTTCAACCATTTCGACAGG AAGAGAACAGGAGTCATGGATGCTGAAGACTTCAAAACCTGCCTTATCTCCATTGGTTACAACCTG GGTGACAACGAGTTCTCCCGCATCATGAGCATAGTGGATCCCAACCGGTTAGGCACCGTCACCTTCCAGGCCTTCATCGACTTCATGTCCCGCGAGACGGCCGACACAGACACCGCCGACCAAGTCATGGCCTCCTTCAAAGTCCTGGCAGGGGATAAG AACTACATTTTAGCCGACGAGCTGCGCCGGGAGCTGCCTCCAGACCAGGCGGATTACTGCATTGCCCGCATGGCCCCTTACACCGGCCCCGACGGTGTGCCCGGAGCCCTCGACTACATGTCTTTCTCTACCGCTCTGTACGGAGAGAGCGACCTCTGA